The nucleotide window ACTATTTAGTTTTTCTTAAATTGCTGACGAAATTTTAGAGGAATAATTGTTCCAATCAAAACAAATATCCAAAATTTAATTATTTTTTGATACAAATAAATGATAATCCCTGAGCTTCCTAAAATTGCTTTATAGTAATTGATCTCAGCTTTCCAGTAAGAAGCAGATTTAATTTTAAAATAGTCTTGCCAATAGTTGAGTAAAGGACGTTCTGGTAATAACCAACATACTTGAGGATGATCATTTTTACATAAAGCAATTGCTTCTCCAAAAATGATCACCTGATATCCTTTTCTTTTGGCTAAATTAGTATAAGTTGTATCTCCATGATAGTGAGGAAATATTTGATAATTAGGATAGCCTATTGTGTTTATTACTTGTCTAGAAAAGCAGACTAAATTTCCATTTAATCCATCACAATCAACAATTGTTTTTTCTTGAGTGTGTATTTCTTTGATCAGATAATTATTTCTAATAATTCCTCCATAACTTGGTTCTAAAGTGTCTGGATCTAAAGATTGTCCACCAACAATTAATTTAGGATTTGACTGACACAAATCAAGTAATTGATCAATTGAACCTTTTTGAGGATAACAATCATCATTAAGCCAGATAATATATTGAGCATTTTGGTTATAAGCATACTCCATTCCTTTTTTAATTGCTCCTGTCCACCATAAGTTACCATCCCCGTTTAAGACTGTTACTTCTGGATATAATGAATGAATTGCGTCTGATGTCCCATCGGTAGAACCATCATCGACAACCACGACATGATAACGGTGTAAGTCTCCATTTTGGCTTAGGGTTTCTAAGCATTTTAGGGTGATAGCTTTGCGGTTATGAACTGGGATGATAATATAAACAGGGTCTTTGGTACGGGTATTCATGGCTTAATTAAATCAGGATTGAGCATAGCCTCTATTTATTTAATACCCAATTTTGTCCTAAAAGTTATCATCTGTTTCTAAAGTTTTAGATTATCAATGGATAATGGATAATGAATAACTAATCAATTTGGTTTAAAACCTCTTCTTTTAAGCAGAAAAATCCCTAATTTTTCCTTTTTTTCAATCCTCTTAATGAGACCCCGCCGTTAACGACGAGGTTTAAAAAAGTAGGATTAACAGATTGATTATTCATGGCGCTGTTTTGAAAGTAGCTGTAGCGACTCCTATTAGTAGGATTATCCCTCCTACTATAACCAATTTTGAGGGGATTTCTCCAAAGATGAGCCATCCTAATAAACTGGATATGATGGGTTCACATAAAATGGCGAGGGTGACAAGAGTAGGAGATATCCAACGCACTGCCCAATTTAAGCTAGTATGACCGATTAATTGGGATAATATGGCCATTAACCCCACATACAGATAAACTTCTGTCGGATAGCCTAAATATCCTGTCTCAAATAGGAAGGGTAAGGGAAACAAGAATACTGCTGCACTACTATAGGCAATTACGATATAATTTCCGATCGTTAATCCCCGGTTTTGCGCTTCTCGTCCCAATAATAAGTATAAACTGGTCATCCATGCCCCTAATAAGGCCAGAAAATCTCCTAATAATGGGTTGCTGTTTTCTCTTCCTGTATTGGTATCCCCTACAGCGATTAAGATACCCCCCATTATGGCGATAATTATCCCGAATATGACCGGTTTGGTCGGTTTTTCTCGATACCACACCCACGATAATAAGGATACCCAAATGGGAATCGTGGTGACTAAGGTTGTCGAGGCAGCTATAGAGGTAAAGGATAGGGAGGTTGTCCAACTGGCAAAATGCAACCCTAGACAACATCCTGCCCCCACAGCATAATAATAGGCGACAGGCTCTACTTGGGTTTGTTTTAATTTTCCCCAACTGGGCAATAATAAAATAGAGGCGATGAGCAGACGGGATGCAGAAATAAATAAACTAAATCCAACTCCCTCCACTCCCCCGGCTTCAAAACACAGACGGATAAAAATTGCTGCGGTAGAGACGGCTAAAACCCCTATACTTAATATTGTTGTCACTTTCCATGTCTGGGGAGGGGTTGCTATTTTCGTCATGATCTCTCTATTTATATCCCTTAGCTATAAAGATTACTATAGATCCCCCCAACCCTTTTTAAGGGGGGCAAAGATAGAGCTTTTTTGGAGCAGAGATTTAGCAAAGTGGGATTAATTATTTTCACTTGTAGGGATGAGGGGTTTAATAGCGATCGCTTCTTTTTTCTCTTCCATCATGACTCTACAGGGCAAGGGCTTTTCCCATTATATTAAACATAGCAACAATTCCTCAATTTGTCAATCCTATTTCTCAATTTTTAAGTAAACATTATGACTAATTTACCTCCTTTAAATACGGACACAATTTGGGCAATTCTCAATGAAGAAATCGACGATACTACCGCCAATCAATTAGTGTGGTATTATCTGGGTTATCGGTATGATGAATCAAAGGGAAGTTGGGATAATACTCATGTAGCCGAGGAGTGGAAAACGGATTATCCAGAACCCCCGGATTTTATCGCGTTTCGTCCTCCTACGGTTAAGTTAACCCGTTCTATTCCTGCCGAAAAGAAGAATTTATTAAAGGAAAAATTGGGGTTTAAAGGGTACAAAGTCGGGGAATTTACCCCTGCCCAAGCTCGTCGCGCTACAATGGCTAATTGGCTACTTGGGGTAATGGATAATGGATAATGGATAATGGATAATGAAGAATTGATAATAAGTAAATGACCAATGACTAATGACTAATCCCTATAATTGGATTGAAAAGTCCTTAGAAACCCTTCATAAAGCTAATTGGTATCGTTCAGTAAAAACGATTCATAGTCGTTCGGGTTCGGTTGTCAACTTAAAGGGAAATTTAGTTATTAATTTTGCCAGTAATGATTATTTAGGATTAGCCGGAGATGAACGGTTAATTAATGCCTCAATTGACGCGATTAAACAGTATGGAACGGGTAGCACCGGTTCCCGTCTTTTGAGTGGTCATCGTCCCATTCATCGAGAGTTAGAAAATGCGATCGCATCTTTTAAACAAACGGAGGATGCTATTGTTTTTAGTTCGGGATATTTAGCCAATTTAGGCACTATTACGGCCTTAGTCGGACAACGGGATTTAATCTTAGGAGATGAGTATAATCATTCTAGTTTAAAAAATGGGTCTAAACTGAGTGGCGCAACTGTCCTAGATTATGAGCATGGTAATTTAGAGGATTTAAACACTAAATTGGTTAATTATCGGCGTTCCTATCGTCGCTGTTTAATCCTCACTGATACTGTTTTTAGTATGGATGGGGATATTTGTCCTCTTCCCCAACTTTTAGACTTAGCAGAAGATTTTAATTGTATGGTATTGGTGGATGAAGCACACGCAACCGGAGTTATGGGAAAAACCGGTGCGGGCTGTGTGGAACATTTGAACTGTAGCGGACGAGAATTAATACAGATGGGAACTCTCAGTAAGGCGTTAGGGAGTTTGGGGGGATATGTGGCGGGAAGTTTTCAACTGGTTGAGTTTCTTCGTAATCGTGCGGCAACTTGGATTTATACGACAGGGTTATCTCCTGGGGATACGGCGGCGGCGTTAACTGCCCTTAATATTATTCAAGCTGAACCTCAGCGTCGTCAACAGTTATGGGAGAATGTGGGGTTATTAAAGGAGCAGTTATCGGGGTTTAATCTGTTTCCCTCTGAGACTCCGATTATTTGTTTAGGGTTAAATACTCCTACAGAGGCGTTAATTTTAGCTCAAAAGTTGCAAGATGGGGGGATTTTCGCTCCCGCTATTCGTCCTCCTACTGTTCCCACCAGTCGTATTCGCTTTACGCTGATGGCGACTCATCAACCGTGTCATTTTCAACGGTTAGGGGCAGTTATTCGGTAGGGTGGGCATTGCCCACCAAAACCCACGTTATTAATGGATAATGGATAATTGATAATTGATAATTGATAATTAATTAATTTGCACGAAGATCTCTTTTTTGGAGGAGAAAAATTCAAAAAATTTTTCATGGGTTTTAATTCTCTTCATTAATGAAGAGGTAATGATCCATTATTTATTATTGCATAACGCCAACCTGCATTTTACAATATCTGATTAACGCTTAAGTTTAATTGAGGAAATATTTGTGAGTTGAGTGATTGTTTTTCGGTAATATCAGAATGACGTTTAGATGCGGGGGGCATTTCTATTAAGATTCCATCCTCTAATTCATAACGGTTGTCTGTGTCGTCTCTATAGGTTATGTATTCTTCAAAGGTTAATTGTATCGGTGTTTTGACCATTGCGATCGCCTCCTGATGATTTTTGTCCGCACCCTGTAGCGG belongs to Gloeothece citriformis PCC 7424 and includes:
- a CDS encoding glycosyltransferase family 2 protein, with protein sequence MNTRTKDPVYIIIPVHNRKAITLKCLETLSQNGDLHRYHVVVVDDGSTDGTSDAIHSLYPEVTVLNGDGNLWWTGAIKKGMEYAYNQNAQYIIWLNDDCYPQKGSIDQLLDLCQSNPKLIVGGQSLDPDTLEPSYGGIIRNNYLIKEIHTQEKTIVDCDGLNGNLVCFSRQVINTIGYPNYQIFPHYHGDTTYTNLAKRKGYQVIIFGEAIALCKNDHPQVCWLLPERPLLNYWQDYFKIKSASYWKAEINYYKAILGSSGIIIYLYQKIIKFWIFVLIGTIIPLKFRQQFKKN
- a CDS encoding Uma2 family endonuclease, which gives rise to MVKTPIQLTFEEYITYRDDTDNRYELEDGILIEMPPASKRHSDITEKQSLNSQIFPQLNLSVNQIL
- a CDS encoding DUF1823 family protein — translated: MTNLPPLNTDTIWAILNEEIDDTTANQLVWYYLGYRYDESKGSWDNTHVAEEWKTDYPEPPDFIAFRPPTVKLTRSIPAEKKNLLKEKLGFKGYKVGEFTPAQARRATMANWLLGVMDNG
- the bioF gene encoding 8-amino-7-oxononanoate synthase; its protein translation is MTNPYNWIEKSLETLHKANWYRSVKTIHSRSGSVVNLKGNLVINFASNDYLGLAGDERLINASIDAIKQYGTGSTGSRLLSGHRPIHRELENAIASFKQTEDAIVFSSGYLANLGTITALVGQRDLILGDEYNHSSLKNGSKLSGATVLDYEHGNLEDLNTKLVNYRRSYRRCLILTDTVFSMDGDICPLPQLLDLAEDFNCMVLVDEAHATGVMGKTGAGCVEHLNCSGRELIQMGTLSKALGSLGGYVAGSFQLVEFLRNRAATWIYTTGLSPGDTAAALTALNIIQAEPQRRQQLWENVGLLKEQLSGFNLFPSETPIICLGLNTPTEALILAQKLQDGGIFAPAIRPPTVPTSRIRFTLMATHQPCHFQRLGAVIR
- a CDS encoding DMT family transporter, with the translated sequence MTKIATPPQTWKVTTILSIGVLAVSTAAIFIRLCFEAGGVEGVGFSLFISASRLLIASILLLPSWGKLKQTQVEPVAYYYAVGAGCCLGLHFASWTTSLSFTSIAASTTLVTTIPIWVSLLSWVWYREKPTKPVIFGIIIAIMGGILIAVGDTNTGRENSNPLLGDFLALLGAWMTSLYLLLGREAQNRGLTIGNYIVIAYSSAAVFLFPLPFLFETGYLGYPTEVYLYVGLMAILSQLIGHTSLNWAVRWISPTLVTLAILCEPIISSLLGWLIFGEIPSKLVIVGGIILLIGVATATFKTAP